The Pseudomonas sp. R4-35-07 genome contains a region encoding:
- a CDS encoding LysR family transcriptional regulator, with translation MLNKRHLPSITALQCFEAATRHLSFTRAAEELNLTQSAVSKQVAQLEELLQHLLFRRVRRRLQMTPAGDLYLVEVRKILTQVEMSTHYLRSYGGETEVLRVSTPYTFGARWLVPRLKGWRLRHPQIHLDLCNEQEPDELLQGKADMAFYFGQGSRPGTESLKLFSEELIPVCAPESLPTAPFTDPTQLSELVLLQNASRPQGWHDWFASQGFHTEHSYHGPRFDTFYMCIRAAQVGCGVALLPRFLVEEELADGKLVIPWQHAMPSQDAYYLSYPEHSAEVPKVREFVKWMLEQVV, from the coding sequence GTGCTGAACAAAAGACATTTGCCTTCGATCACCGCCCTGCAGTGTTTCGAAGCCGCTACCCGCCACCTGAGCTTTACCCGCGCCGCCGAGGAACTGAACCTCACGCAAAGCGCGGTGAGCAAACAGGTGGCGCAGCTGGAAGAGTTGCTGCAACACCTGCTGTTTCGCCGGGTGCGGCGCCGCTTGCAGATGACCCCGGCGGGCGATCTGTACCTAGTAGAGGTGCGCAAGATCCTCACCCAAGTGGAGATGTCTACCCACTACCTGCGTTCCTACGGCGGCGAAACCGAAGTACTGCGCGTGTCCACGCCCTACACCTTCGGCGCGCGCTGGCTGGTGCCGCGCCTCAAGGGCTGGCGCCTGCGCCACCCGCAGATTCATTTGGACCTGTGCAACGAACAGGAACCGGATGAGCTGCTGCAAGGCAAGGCCGACATGGCGTTCTACTTCGGCCAGGGTTCACGCCCCGGCACCGAAAGCCTGAAGTTGTTCAGCGAAGAACTCATCCCTGTGTGCGCCCCGGAGAGCCTGCCGACAGCGCCGTTCACCGACCCCACCCAACTGAGTGAGCTGGTGCTGCTGCAAAACGCCTCACGCCCCCAAGGCTGGCATGACTGGTTCGCCAGCCAGGGCTTCCACACCGAGCACAGTTACCACGGGCCGCGCTTTGACACCTTTTATATGTGCATTCGCGCGGCGCAAGTCGGCTGCGGCGTGGCGCTGCTGCCACGCTTTCTGGTGGAAGAGGAATTGGCCGACGGCAAGCTGGTGATTCCCTGGCAGCATGCAATGCCGAGCCAGGATGCTTATTACCTCTCATATCCGGAGCATTCGGCGGAGGTGCCCAAGGTGCGCGAATTTGTGAAATGGATGCTGGAGCAAGTTGTGTAG
- a CDS encoding aldehyde dehydrogenase family protein: protein MVAALLDRLGVDPALYQAGTQPVHSPIDGSRIGSVHWEGAAEVEQQVSRAEHAFDAWRNVPAPRRGELVRQLGDMLRQYKADLGELVSWEAGKITQEGLGEVQEMIDICDFAVGLSRQLYGLTIASERPGHHMRETWHPLGVVGVISAFNFPVAVWAWNTTLALVCGNAVIWKPSEKTPLTALACQALFERVLKNFKDAPQYLSQVIIGGRDAGAALVDDPRVALISATGSTRMGREVAPKVAARFARSILELGGNNAMILSPSADLDMAVRAILFSAVGTAGQRCTTLRRLIAHESVKADIVTRLKAAYAKVRIGHPLEGNLIGPLIDKHGFDNMQDALEQALSEGGKVFGGKRQLEEQFPNAYYVSPAIVEMPEQSDVVCTETFAPILYVIGYTDFAEALRLNNAVPQGLSSCIFTTDVREAEQFMSAVGSDCGIANVNIGPSGAEIGGAFGGEKETGGGRESGSDAWRGYMRRQTNTVNYSLELPLAQGITFD from the coding sequence ATGGTTGCCGCATTGCTTGACCGTCTCGGGGTAGACCCGGCGCTGTACCAGGCGGGTACACAACCCGTGCATTCGCCGATCGATGGCAGCCGTATCGGCAGTGTGCACTGGGAAGGCGCGGCCGAGGTGGAGCAGCAGGTCAGTCGCGCCGAGCATGCATTCGACGCCTGGCGCAACGTGCCGGCCCCGCGTCGCGGCGAGCTGGTGCGCCAGTTGGGCGACATGTTGCGCCAATACAAGGCCGACCTTGGCGAGCTGGTCTCCTGGGAAGCCGGCAAGATCACCCAGGAAGGCCTGGGGGAAGTGCAGGAAATGATCGATATCTGCGACTTCGCCGTCGGCTTGTCGCGCCAGCTCTACGGCTTGACCATCGCCTCCGAGCGTCCCGGCCACCACATGCGTGAAACCTGGCACCCGCTGGGCGTGGTCGGCGTGATCAGCGCGTTCAACTTCCCAGTGGCCGTGTGGGCGTGGAACACAACGCTGGCGCTGGTGTGCGGCAATGCGGTGATCTGGAAACCGTCGGAAAAGACCCCGCTCACCGCGCTGGCCTGCCAGGCGCTGTTCGAACGGGTGTTGAAGAACTTCAAGGATGCACCGCAGTACCTCAGCCAAGTGATTATTGGCGGTCGCGATGCCGGCGCCGCGCTGGTGGATGACCCGCGTGTGGCGCTGATCAGCGCCACCGGCAGCACGCGCATGGGCCGCGAAGTGGCGCCGAAAGTTGCCGCGCGCTTTGCCCGCAGTATCCTCGAACTGGGCGGCAACAATGCGATGATCCTCAGCCCCAGCGCCGACCTGGACATGGCCGTGCGTGCCATCCTGTTCAGTGCGGTCGGCACCGCCGGCCAGCGGTGCACCACCCTGCGCCGGCTGATCGCCCATGAATCGGTCAAGGCCGACATCGTCACCCGTCTCAAGGCCGCCTACGCCAAGGTGCGCATCGGCCATCCGCTGGAAGGCAACCTGATCGGTCCGCTGATCGACAAGCACGGCTTCGACAACATGCAGGACGCCCTCGAGCAAGCCCTGAGCGAGGGCGGCAAGGTGTTCGGCGGCAAGCGCCAGTTGGAAGAGCAGTTCCCCAACGCCTACTACGTGTCGCCGGCGATTGTGGAGATGCCCGAGCAGAGCGACGTGGTGTGCACCGAGACCTTCGCGCCGATTCTGTATGTGATCGGCTACACCGACTTCGCCGAGGCCCTGCGTCTGAACAACGCGGTGCCACAAGGCTTGTCGTCATGCATCTTCACGACCGATGTGCGCGAAGCCGAGCAGTTCATGTCGGCAGTGGGCAGTGACTGCGGCATTGCCAACGTCAACATCGGCCCCAGTGGCGCGGAAATCGGTGGGGCGTTCGGCGGTGAGAAAGAGACCGGCGGCGGGCGTGAGTCGGGCTCGGATGCCTGGCGCGGGTATATGCGGCGCCAGACCAATACCGTGAACTACTCGCTGGAGTTGCCGCTGGCACAGGGCATCACCTTCGACTGA
- a CDS encoding FAD-binding oxidoreductase, protein MALRETCLWEDLTPSRPDRAALKGEIKVDVCVIGAGITGLSAAIHLLEQGKSVAVLEAHRTGHGGSGRNVGLVNAGMWIPPDEIEAGFGEAVGSQLNRMLGAAPSLVFGLIDKYAIDCQLRREGTLHMAHNARGEADLRSREAQWRRRGAPVELLTGQACEQATGTTKIAAALLDRRAGTLNPMAYTSGLANAAAGLGGQLFDHSPVTQLERQGADWLVQTAQGAVRAAQVVIASNAYTEGEWTELRRNFFPGYYYQVASAPLTDDAASRILPGGQGSWDTRQVLSSIRRDADGRLLLGSLGNGNQKPAWFLKAWADRVQQHYFPYLKSVQWEYTWTGCIAFTPDHLMRLFEPAPGLVAVTGYNGRGVTTGSVVGKAFADYLCHQNPHVLPIPFTPMQPLAGAGLRSCLYEAGFSLYHAGQCLRIVI, encoded by the coding sequence ATGGCATTACGCGAAACATGTTTGTGGGAAGACCTCACCCCGAGCCGGCCGGATCGCGCTGCGCTCAAAGGCGAAATCAAGGTGGATGTGTGCGTGATCGGTGCCGGCATCACCGGTTTGTCGGCGGCCATTCACTTGCTGGAACAGGGTAAAAGCGTCGCGGTGCTGGAGGCTCACCGCACCGGCCATGGCGGTTCGGGGCGCAACGTCGGGCTGGTCAACGCCGGTATGTGGATCCCGCCGGACGAGATCGAAGCCGGTTTTGGCGAGGCCGTGGGCAGCCAGCTCAACCGCATGTTGGGCGCCGCGCCGTCGCTGGTGTTCGGCCTGATCGACAAATACGCCATCGATTGCCAACTGCGCCGCGAGGGCACTTTGCACATGGCGCACAACGCCCGTGGCGAGGCGGACTTGCGCAGCCGTGAAGCGCAATGGAGGCGCCGGGGTGCGCCGGTCGAGTTGCTGACCGGGCAGGCATGCGAGCAGGCCACCGGCACCACGAAAATCGCCGCCGCGTTGCTGGACCGACGCGCCGGCACCTTGAACCCGATGGCCTACACCAGCGGCCTGGCGAATGCGGCGGCCGGGTTGGGCGGGCAGTTATTCGATCATTCTCCGGTGACCCAGCTTGAACGCCAGGGCGCAGACTGGCTGGTGCAGACCGCCCAGGGCGCGGTGCGGGCCGCACAGGTGGTGATCGCTTCCAATGCCTACACTGAAGGCGAATGGACCGAGCTGCGCCGCAATTTCTTCCCCGGTTATTACTATCAGGTCGCGTCGGCACCGCTCACCGACGACGCTGCCTCACGCATCCTGCCGGGTGGCCAGGGTTCATGGGACACGCGCCAGGTGCTGAGCAGCATCCGTCGCGATGCCGATGGCCGCCTGTTGCTCGGCAGCCTGGGCAACGGCAACCAGAAGCCGGCCTGGTTCCTCAAGGCGTGGGCCGATCGAGTGCAGCAGCACTACTTTCCGTATCTCAAATCGGTGCAGTGGGAATACACCTGGACCGGCTGCATTGCCTTTACACCCGACCATTTGATGCGTTTGTTTGAGCCGGCGCCTGGGCTGGTGGCGGTCACCGGCTATAACGGTCGCGGGGTGACCACCGGCAGCGTGGTCGGCAAAGCGTTTGCCGACTATTTGTGTCACCAGAATCCCCATGTGCTGCCGATTCCCTTTACACCGATGCAACCGCTGGCGGGCGCAGGCCTGCGCAGTTGCCTGTATGAAGCGGGATTCTCGCTGTATCACGCCGGGCAATGCCTGCGGATCGTGATCTGA